From the genome of Aspergillus fumigatus Af293 chromosome 1, whole genome shotgun sequence, one region includes:
- a CDS encoding putative alpha-L-rhamnosidase A: MSWSFQQRGPSPAPDEEPDVEMRFLTFFVLAAAACAAVPYEEYILAPATRDLVPERVYQVSGSISDPSAVTHAEGGKATFHGVSSVTYDFGRNIAGIVSVAVSRVSSPDAFIGVTFSESSAWISHEACDATADAGLDSPLWFPVGHGPGRYTAEKKHNRGAFRYLNLITNTSATVVVDSVQVNFTAAPTQNLRAYKGYFHCDDELLNRIWYAGAYTNQLCTIDPSMGNALPLLGAVTSRDNITLPETVPWWSNYTIANGSSVLTDGAKRDRLVWPGDMSIALESVAVSTYDLYSVRMALESLFAMQQADGRLPYAGKPFYDTVSYTYHLHSLVGVAYYYRFAEDLNWLAAHWTQYKRALQWSLSSIDHTGLANVAASADWLRFGMGGHNIEANSILYFVLRESLLLATTLNDTASSSSWSRIASTLKASANARLWDPAVGLYRDNETTTLHPQDGNAWALKANITLSATQSAAISAALSARWGPYGAPAPEAGSTVSPFSTGFELQAHFLAGQPQRALDLMRRQWGFMLDDPRMTQSTFIEGYSTDGSLHYAPYRNDARISHAHGWATGPTAALMFYAAGLQIAGAGGERWLFAPMPGDLQAVEAGFETRLGRFATEFTRGEEGYTKLVFTTPEGTSGEVRLEAEGVLVSGNGTRVKLVEGVSTGLHGGTWRLTRV; the protein is encoded by the exons ATGTCCTGGTCTTTCCAGCAGAGGGGACCCAGCCCTGCTCCTGACGAGGAACCAGATGTAGAGATGCGATTCCTAACTTTCTTCGTccttgcagcagcagcctgcGCTGCCGTTCCATATGAAGAGTATATCCTAGCACCAGCCACTCGAGATTTAGTCCCAGAAAGGGTGTATCAAGTCAGCGGCTCCATTTCGGACCCCTCTGCCGTAACCCATGCAGAAGGTGGGAAAGCGACGTTCCATGGCGTCTCATCCGTCACTTATGACTTTGGGCGCAACATCGCCGGCATTGTCTCGGTGGCCGTCAGCCGGGTCTCCTCGCCGGATGCCTTCATCGGCGTCACGTTCTCCGAATCCAGCGCCTGGATCAGCCACGAAGCGTGTGACGCAACTGCCGATGCAGGTCTTGACTCACCCCTGTGGTTTCCCGTCGGACATGGCCCGGGACGATACACCGCAGAGAAGAAACACAATCGCGGAGCCTTTCGATATCTAAATCTCATCACCAACACATCTGCCACTGTTGTTGTTGACAGCGTCCAGGTCAACTTCACGGCCGCTCCGACTCAGAATCTCCGCGCGTACAAAGGTTACTTCCACTGCGACGACGAATTGCTCAACCGCATCTGGTACGCAGGCGCATACACAAACCAGCTGTGCACCATTGATCCTAGCATGGGGAATGCGCTGCCGTTGCTAGGCGCCGTGACCTCCCGCGACAATATCACTCTCCCGGAGACTGTCCCCTGGTGGAGCAACTATACCATCGCCAACGGGAGCAGCGTGCTCACGGACGGAGCGAAGCGGGATCGCCTTGTCTGGCCAGGGGATATGTCTATTGCGCTGGAGAGTGTCGCCGTCAGCACATATGACCTGTACAGTGTGCGCATGGCGTTGGAATCACTCTTTGCAATGCAACAAGCCGACGGCCGTCTTCCATACGCCGGCAAACCCTTCTATGACACCGTCAGCTATACCTACCATCTCCACAGCCTGGTCGGCGTGGCGTACTATTACCGCTTTGCCGAGGACCTGAACTGGCTTGCCGCACACTGGACCCAGTACAAACGCGCCTTGCAATGGTCCCTGTCCAGTATCGACCACACCGGGCTCGCCAACGTCGCCGCCAGCGCCGACTGGCTGCGTTTCGGCATGGGAGGCCAC AACATCGAAGCAAACTCCATCCTCTACTTCGTCCTCCGGGAATCCCTCCTCCTGGCAACAACCCTCAACGacaccgcctcctcctcgtcctggTCCCGCATCGCAAGCACCCTCAAAGCCTCCGCCAACGCCCGACTCTGGGACCCAGCCGTCGGCCTCTACCGCGACAACGAAACCACCACCCTCCACCCACAGGACGGCAACGCCTGGGCCCTCAAAGCCAACATCACCTTGTCCGCAACCCAATCCGCCGCCATCTCCGCCGCCCTCTCGGCCCGCTGGGGGCCCTACGGCGCCCCCGCCCCAGAGGCAGGATCCACCGTCTCCCCCTTCTCCACCGGCTTCGAGCTGCAGGCCCACTTCCTTGCGGGCCAGCCGCAGCGCGCTCTGGATTTGATGCGCCGGCAGTGGGGGTTCATGCTGGACGATCCGCGGATGACCCAATCGACGTTCATCGAGGGGTATAGTACGGATGGGTCGCTGCACTATGCTCCGTATAGGAATGATGCGCGGATCTCGCATGCGCACGGGTGGGCTACGGGCCCGACGGCGGCGTTGATGTTCTATGCGGCCGGACTGCAGATTGCGGGGGCGGGTGGGGAGAGGTGGCTGTTCGCGCCCATGCCGGGGGATTTGCAGGCTGTTGAGGCCGGGTTCGAGACGCGTTTGGGGAGGTTTGCAACGGAGTTCAcgaggggggaggagggaTATACGAAGCTGGTGTTTACGACGCCGGAGGGGACGAGTGGGGAGGTGAGGCTGGAGGCGGAGGGCGTGCTGGTCTCGGGGAATGGGACGAGGGTTAAGCTTGTTGAGGGGGTTTCGACGGGGTTGCATGGTGGGACTTGGAGGTTGACGAGGGTGTAG
- a CDS encoding putative formaldehyde dehydrogenase — protein MDRVECVCVCVCARTVLMPTARKKKCIPLSTPLDSLQYQPWSSEVDKCNPLLQTSDRILETRQNDEAALTLSIPPSNPESDIQSTNDDRNSQVNLPQASSKPPTNRIRPTTSTLYKPHPTEQMKAAQWMGTRLIQLGTVAKPTITDPADAIIHITHCTIGGADLHLYDGELSDMLAQGDILGHEAIGTVEDAGEAVRSISPGDRVMILPVIACGHCEFCKRQEFSLCDTTNPSREMESAYGHRVAGMLGFTRLYGGYPGAQAEYVRVPHADFCCVRVPADMDAKELLGLAHVTTAAWHGCELADVQPGDTVGVWGCGPVGLSVQRLAVLRGATKVYAVDKDAGRLQIAEGFGMIPVDVGVHSEVGDYILSMEPRGLDCAVEASGFRSTQKPQHAAMRAIGLEHDSSDTVSAMIKATRKGGHLALLGDFFYRTNDFPIGPLMEKGLTIRGGQVNSQKALTVADMRVN, from the exons ATGGATAGAGTCgagtgtgtgtgtgtgtgtgtgtgtgctCGTACGGTGCTTATGCCAacagcaagaaaaaaaaaatgcatTCCACTTTCGACTCCGCTTGACAGCTTGCAATACCAACCGTGGTCATCGGAAGTAGATAAATGCAATCCTCTCTTGCAGACCTCTGACAGAATATTGGAGACGCGCCAAAACGACGAAGCGGCGCTG ACTCTCTCGATCCCACCCTCAAATCCTGAATCTGACATTCAGTCCACAAATGACGACCGCAACTCCCAAGTAAACCTCCCTCAAGCTTCCTCCAAACCTCCGACTAACAGGATCAGACCAACGACAAGCACGCTCTACAAGCCCCATCCCACCGAGCAGATGAAAGCCGCGCAGTGGATGGGCACGCGCTTGATCCAGCTCGGCACCGTCGCCAAACCCACCATCACGGACCCCGCGgacgccatcatccacatCACCCACTGCACCATCGGCGGCGCAGACCTCCACCTCTACGACGGGGAACTGAGTGACATGCTCGCCCAGGGCGACATCCTCGGCCACGAGGCGATCGGCACCGTCGAGGACGCCGGCGAAGCGGTCCGCAGCATCTCCCCGGGCGACCGCGTCATGATCCTCCCCGTGATCGCCTGCGGACACTGCGAGTTCTGCAAGAGGCAGGAGTTCTCGCTGTGCGACACGACGAATCCCTCGCGCGAGATGGAGAGCGCGTACGGACACCGGGTGGCGGGCATGCTGGGGTTCACACGGCTGTACGGCGGGTATCCCGGAGCGCAGGCGGAGTACGTGCGGGTCCCGCACGCGGATTTCTGCTGCGTCCGGGTGCCGGCGGACATGGACgcgaaggagctgctgggGCTGGCGCATGTCACCACCGCTGCGTGGCATGGGTGCGAGCTGGCGGACGTCCAGCCGGGGGATACCGTGGGTGTTTGGGGGTGTGGGCCCGTCGGGCTATCGGTGCAGCGGCTGGCGGTCCTGCGCGGGGCGACGAAGGTGTACGCCGTTGACAAGGACGCGGGTCGCTTGCAGATTGCCGAAGGGTTTGGGATGATTCCGGTGGATGTCGGCGTGCATTCCGAGGTCGGGGACTATATCCTGTCGATGGAGCCCCGAGGGTTGGACTGCGCGGTCGAGGCGAGTGGGTTTCGGAGTACGCAGAAACCGCAGCATGCGGCGATGCGGGCGATTGGGCTGGAGCATGACAGCAGCGATACGGTGTCGGCGATGATCAAGGCGACCAGAAAGGGAGGCCATCTCGCGCTGCTGGGGGATTTCTTCTATCGCACGAATGATTTTCCCATTGGGCCGTTGATGGAAAAGGGATTGACGATCCGGGGCGGGCAGGTCAATTCTCAAAAGGCATTGACCGTCGCAGATATGCGTGTGAACTGA
- a CDS encoding branched-chain amino acid aminotransferase, whose protein sequence is MSFPPPPVDTIDWSNVGFKVRDVNGHVECHFSHSTGATWSPPKFVSSPFLPLHGMAPGLNYGQQAYEGLKAFRHPSGQISIFRPDRNAARLRRSAEFVSMPPVPEDLFLQCVKLAVAANAEFVPPHETGAAMYIRPLLFGSSAQLGLSPPDAYTFVVFVMPTGVYHGVHAVDALILEDFDRAAPQGTGSAKVGGNYAPVLRHSARAAAEGFGITLHLDSRTRSEIDEFSTSAFIGVRRDGDKVTLVQPDSTNVIDSVTARSVCEIGERLFGFAVEKRRIGYDEIKEFHEVIAAGTAAALVPIRSITMRSRGERFTFDCGADGQSGGEICIKLLQTLKGIQAGKIEDPFGWNCLVDQAPPAAWLEGATGHEGDTEGINVP, encoded by the exons ATGTCATTCCCTCCTCCCCCCGTCGACACCATCGACTGGTCCAACGTCGGCTTCAAAGTCCGTGACG TAAACGGCCATGTGGAATGCCACTTCTCCCACAGCACGGGGGCCACATGGTCTCCCCCCAAATTTGTCTCCTCCCCCTTCCTCCCCCTCCACGGCATGGCCCCCGGCCTCAACTACGGCCAACAAGCCTACGAAGGCCTCAAAGCCTTCCGCCACCCATCGGGCCAAATCTCCATCTTCCGCCCCGACCGCAACGCCGCGCGCCTCCGCCGCTCCGCAGAGTTCGTCTCCATGCCCCCCGTCCCGgaggatctcttcctgcAATGCGTCAAGCTCGCCGTCGCCGCCAACGCCGAGTTCGTCCCGCCCCATGAAACCGGCGCCGCGATGTACATCCGCCCCCTGCTCTTCGGGTCGTCCGCGCAGCTGGGCCTCTCCCCGCCAGACGCATATACCTTTGTGGTGTTTGTGATGCCGACCGGCGTCTACCACGGCGTGCATGCCGTCGATGCCCTGATCCTGGAAGACTTTGACCGCGCCGCGCCCCAGGGCACCGGGTCCGCGAAGGTCGGGGGCAACTATGCGCCGGTGCTGCGGCATAGCGCGCGCGCCGCGGCGGAGGGGTTCGGCATCACCCTGCACCTGGATAGTCGGACGCGGTCGGAGATCGATGAGTTCTCGACGTCGGCGTTTATCGGGGTGCGGAGGGATGGAGACAAGGTCACGCTGGTGCAGCCGGACAGTACGAACGTGATTGATTCGGTGACGGCGCGGTCGGTGTGTGAGATTGGGGAGCGGCTGTTTGGCTTCGCGGTCGAGAAGCGACGCATTGGCTACGATGAGATCAAGGAGTTTCACGAGGTGATTGCGGCGGGCACGGCGGCGGCGCTGGTCCCGATCCGGAGTATCACGATGCGGTCGCGCGGGGAGAGGTTTACGTTCGACTGCGGCGCGGATGGGCAAAGTGGGGGCGAGATCTGTATCAAACTGTTGCAGACCCTCAAGGGGATCCAGGCCGGGAAGATCGAGGATCCGTTTGGGTGGAATTGTCTCGTGGATCAGGCCCCGCCGGCGGCATGGCTTGAAGGCGCAACGGGGCATGAGGGTGACACCGAGGGGATCAATGTTCCATAG
- a CDS encoding cytochrome P450 has protein sequence MTSNYSISLVAGAIAVFVYTLSVLRRKWTQYRFARAHNCQAPPRLASKDPLFGLDTIYATVQNVKEHKFLERAQARFDAVGHTIQTRRLLQTIIFTRDPQNIKTILSLRFKDYALGHRYKTFGPLLGHGIFTTDGEHWAQSRAMIRPNFVREQVADLAIFEAQMADLLELIPNDGRTVDLQDLFFSYTIDSATEFLFGQSVQSLKKRRSGGRDAHAEDDFASAFNYAQHAIATRIRLGPLAAFYRDRKVERCNRVCHALVEQFVDKALEVRAQGGRVDEKTLEDGDGEKKPRYVFLHGLAQQTGDRRRIRDEVMNVLLAGRDTTASLLSNLFFMLAKHPRIWARLRDEVAPLNGRPPTYEQLRNLTYVKYCLNESLRLHPVVPGNARFAITDTVLPVGGGPDGQSPVFVPKGGIVTYSVWSMHRREDIYGPDANEFRPERWADLRPGWEYLPFNGGPRICVGQQYALTEAGYVTVRLAQQFAVLESRDPGPWEENLTLTLCSRNGTKVSLRN, from the exons ATGACTTCCAATTACTCCATCTCTCTCGTCGCCGGGGCGATCGCCGTCTTCGTTTACACGCTTAGCGTCCTCCGCCGCAAATGGACGCAGTATCGCTTTGCCCGTGCGCACAATTGCCAAGCACCCCCCCGGCTCGCCTCCAAGGACCCCTTATTCGGGTTGGACACCATCTATGCCACGGTCCAGAACGTCAAGGAACACAAGTTCCTTGAGCGCGCGCAGGCCCGTTTCGATGCAGTCGGCCACACCATCCAAACGCGCCGCCTCCTGCAGACAATCATCTTCACCCGCGACCCCCAGAACATCAAGACCATTCTGTCACTCCGGTTCAAGGACTACGCGCTGGGCCACCGGTACAAGACCTTCGGCCCCCTCCTCGGCCATGGCATCTTCACCACCGACGGCGAGCACTGGGCGCAATCGCGCGCCATGATCCGCCCCAACTTCGTCCGCGAACAGGTGGCCGACCTCGCCATCTTCGAGGCGCAGATGGCCGATCTGCTGGAGTTGATCCCCAACGACGGCCGCACCGTCGACCTCCAggacctcttcttcagctacACCATCGACTCGGCCACCGAGTTCCTCTTCGGCCAGAGCGTGCAGAGCCTGAAGAAGCGCCGCTCCGGCGGCCGCGACGCGCACGCCGAGGACGACTTCGCCAGCGCATTCAACTACGCGCAGCATGCGATCGCCACGCGCATCCGGCTGGGCCCTCTGGCTGCTTTCTACCGCGACCGCAAGGTGGAGCGGTGCAATCGCGTCTGCCACGCGCTGGTGGAGCAGTTCGTCGACAAGGCGCTCGAGGTGCGGGCGCAGGGCGGGCGCGTCGACGAGAAGACCCTCGAAGATGGGGACGGCGAGAAGAAACCGCGATACGTGTTCCTGCATGGCCTGGCGCAGCAGACGGGCGACCGCCGCCGGATCCGCGATGAGGTCATGAATGTCCTTCTGGCGGGTCGCGACACCACCGCCTCGCTGCTGAGtaacctcttcttcatgctGGCCAAGCACCCGCGCATCTGGGCCAGGCTGCGCGACGAGGTGGCCCCGTTGAACGGCCGGCCGCCCACGTACGAGCAGCTGCGGAATCTGACCTATGTCAAGTATTGTTTGAACGAAT CCCTCCGTCTGCACCCCGTCGTCCCTGGAAACGCCCGCTTCGCCATCACCGACACCGTCCTCCCCGTCGGCGGCGGGCCGGACGGCCAGTCCCCCGTGTTCGTCCCCAAGGGCGGAATCGTCACGTACAGCGTGTGGTCGATGCACCGCCGCGAGGACATTTACGGCCCGGATGCGAACGAGTTCCGGCCGGAGCGCTGGGCGGACCTTCGCCCGGGATGGGAGTATCTTCCTTTCAACGGGGGCCCGCGTATCTGCGTGGGACAGCAGTACGCGCTGACTGAGGCAGGGTATGTGACGGTCCGGCTGGCGCAGCAGTTTGCGGTGCTGGAGAGTCGGGATCCGGGCCCGTGGGAGGAGAATTTGACCCTGACGTTGTGTTCGAGGAATGGGACCAAGGTGAGCCTGCGGAATTAG
- the ireA gene encoding bifunctional endoribonuclease/protein kinase IRE1 translates to MRWRLPGARTTLPASVALLLLPILVAPQQLQEHDDLPSTLSVPLSPTQRSFDHHPLPTINVKSNDASALATMALAGPGRAVRARPAQASSSSAGLAPQLHARSLQDWEVEDFVLLATVDGSIHARDRRTGAARWALEVPSSPMVESIYHRANRSSFDRAQPEDDFLWIVEPSQDGNLYIYSPGPDAGLQKLGLTVKELVEQTPYSGTDPAVTYTARKETTLYTVDARTGNILQVFSSRGPITSGHGCRKVDGFDLEAEECDTPSGTLVLGRVEYAVAIQNTETGDPICTLKYSEWTANNRDMDLQSQYFRTMDQSHIYSMHDGVVLGFDHSRMDRPRYTQRFSSPVVRVFDVARPINVESPEAATPLVLLSQPLQPPDPDYGSLDDRDARVFVDCTSAGGWFAMSEETYPLVTGRAKMAQCYEKDYLRHGQPLTSLPTSQQRDALAGVHSLNGPRVVRNTPSISGPSPLELANDTPRELMRSPSELALPPALRHSTIIRKGWDNAVDIFVTILLLFFGAFIYFNSHNIQELAKQKLDVKNIIASYAQPPLSTPSTPVVESTHFKRDSSPSRPISNLTVEVTVPEEQQEGDATPKPKRDRSAVGPDSTPRVKIREPSRGPDSDDDVEELDQAASPEKPKKKARRGRRGGKNHRRGKKPDSEGESKDQADRVVDQVNNLQPQSRLEPDLQLVRTVSNDIIEMDGVLQIGRLRVFSDVVLGHGSHGTVVYRGSFDGRDVAVKRMLVEFYDIASHEVGLLQESDDHNNVIRYFCREQAAGFLYIALELCPASLQDLIERPGDYPQLVQGGLDMPDILRQIIAGVRYLHSLKIVHRDLKPQNILVAMPRGRTGSRSLRLLISDFGLCKKLDDNQSSFRATTAHAAGTSGWRAPELLVDDDNRSAIQGGESQHTESSEPAVVDPQTNRRATRAIDIFSLGCVFYYVLTRGSHPFDKNGKFMREANIVKGNFNLDELQRLGDYAFEADDLIRSMLSLDPRKRLAPLCSSLAFRLFTDLFPRPDASAVLMHPFFWNPSDRLSFLCDVSDHFEFEPRDPPSDALLCLESVACRVMGPEMDFLRLLPKDFKDNLGKQRKYTGSKMLDLLRALRNKRNHYNDMPAHLKAHIGGLPEGYLNFWTVRFPSLLMSCHSVIVELRLTKIDRFKRYFTPVE, encoded by the coding sequence ATGCGGTGGCGGCTGCCTGGCGCCCGTACGACCCTCCCCGCCAGCGTCGCCCTACTTCTGCTCCCTATTCTTGTTGCTccgcagcagctgcaggaacATGATGACCTCCCTTCGACCTTGTCCGTTCCTCTCTCTCCGACACAGCGTTCTTTCGACCATCACCCTCTTCCCACAATAAACGTGAAATCCAACGATGCGAGCGCCCTAGCAACCATGGCTCTGGCGGGCCCCGGCCGCGCCGTTCGAGCCCGTCCTGCCCAGGCCAGCAGTTCGTCTGCCGGCCTGGCACCGCAGCTTCACGCGCGGTCTCTGCAGGATTGGGAGGTTGAGGACTTTGTCCTACTGGCGACCGTCGACGGTTCCATTCACGCACGCGATCGCAGGACCGGCGCAGCTCGCTGGGCCCTGGAGGTCCCAAGCAGCCCCATGGTCGAGAGCATCTACCATCGAGCCAACCGGTCGAGCTTCGATCGGGCTCAGCCCGAAGATGATTTTCTTTGGATTGTCGAGCCGAGTCAAGATGGtaatctatatatatatagtccCGGCCCGGATGCGGggctgcagaagctggggTTGACCGTCAAGGAATTGGTGGAACAGACTCCCTACTCAGGGACAGACCCCGCCGTTACCTATACGGCCCGGAAGGAGACAACTTTATATACCGTGGATGCGCGGACGGGTAATATCCTACAGGTTTTCAGCTCCAGAGGTCCTATCACCTCTGGGCACGGGTGCCGCAAGGTCGACGGGTTTGACTTGGAAGCGGAGGAGTGTGATACACCTTCCGGCACCCTGGTGCTTGGTCGTGTCGAGTATGCGGTTGCGATACAAAACACTGAGACCGGTGATCCGATCTGCACGTTGAAGTACTCCGAATGGACGGCCAACAACCGCGACATGGATCTTCAGAGCCAGTACTTTCGGACGATGGACCAGAGCCATATTTACAGCATGCATGATGGCGTGGTGTTGGGATTTGATCACTCCCGAATGGATCGTCCTCGTTACACCCAGCGCTTCTCGTCTCCTGTGGTTCGTGTTTTCGATGTCGCCCGCCCCATCAACGTCGAATCACCCGAAGCCGCCACTCCGCTTGTGCTTCTATCGCAACCCCTGCAGCCACCTGATCCGGATTACGGCTCGTTGGATGACAGAGACGCGAGAGTGTTTGTTGATTGCACTTCAGCGGGCGGATGGTTTGCAATGTCCGAGGAAACTTACCCTCTCGTGACAGGACGCGCCAAAATGGCCCAGTGTTACGAGAAAGACTACCTGCGGCATGGCCAGCCTTTGACCAGCTTGCCAACCAGTCAGCAGCGTGATGCGCTGGCTGGAGTTCACTCGCTGAATGGCCCCAGGGTTGTCCGCAATACCCCTAGTATCTCCGGGCCATCGCCCCTAGAGCTAGCCAATGATACTCCACGCGAGTTAATGCGAAGCCCCTCCGAACTGGCGCTACCACCGGCGCTGCGGCACAGTACAATTATCCGAAAGGGCTGGGACAACGCGGTTGATATCTTCGTGACCATCCTACTATTGTTCTTTGGTGCCTTCATCTACTTCAATTCCCACAACATACAGGAACTCGCCAAACAGAAACTGGACGTCAAGAATATCATCGCGTCCTATGCTCAGCCACCATTGTCGACTCCCTCCACTCCTGTTGTCGAAAGCACTCATTTCAAGCGTGATTCGAGTCCTAGCAGGCCGATATCGAATCTCACCGTCGAGGTCACAGTACCCGAAGAGCAACAAGAAGGCGATGCAACCCCGAAACCGAAACGAGACAGGAGTGCCGTTGGCCCCGATTCCACCCCTCGCGTGAAAATTCGCGAACCCTCCCGCGGCCCTGACAGTGACGACGATGTCGAGGAACTGGACCAGGCCGCTTCGCCTGAGAAGCCCAAGAAAAAGGCCCGTCGAGGTAGGCGGGGCGGAAAGAACCACCGACGTGGGAAGAAGCCTGATTCGGAAGGAGAATCAAAGGATCAGGCGGACCGAGTCGTGGACCAAGTGAACAACCTGCAGCCTCAGTCCCGTCTGGAACCCGACCTCCAGTTAGTGCGGACCGTATCAAACGATATTATTGAAATGGACGGTGTTCTTCAAATTGGTCGTCTCAGGGTATTCAGTGACGTTGTTCTGGGCCATGGTAGCCACGGAACCGTCGTGTACCGTGGATCCTTCGATGGTCGGGATGTTGCGGTCAAACGCATGTTGGTTGAGTTTTACGATATCGCCTCTCATGAAGTTGGACTGTTGCAGGAGAGTGACGACCATAACAACGTAATTCGCTATTTCTGTCGCGAGCAAGCGGCTGGCTTCCTTTATATTGCTCTGGAACTATGCCCTGCGTCTCTCCAGGATTTGATTGAACGTCCGGGTGACTACCCCCAACTGGTTCAGGGTGGCTTGGATATGCCCGATATCCTGCGTCAGATCATCGCCGGTGTTCGGTACTTGCATTCACTCAAGATTGTGCACCGAGACTTGAAGCCGCAAAATATTCTTGTGGCTATGCCTCGAGGACGCACAGGCTCGCGCTCTTTGCGGCTGCTCATCTCTGACTTTGGTCTATGCAAGAAGCTTGACGATAACCAGAGCTCGTTCCGAGCAACTACGGCGCATGCCGCAGGTACGTCTGGCTGGCGAGCTCCAGAATTACTGGTTGACGACGACAACCGTTCGGCCATCCAAGGGGGCGAGTCTCAGCATACCGAGTCTTCTGAGCCAGCAGTAGTGGATCCGCAAACCAACAGACGAGCCACTCGTGCTATCGACATCTTCTCCCTGGGCTGCGTATTCTATTACGTGTTGACACGGGGGAGTCATCCCTTTGATAAGAACGGGAAGTTCATGCGGGAGGCGAATATCGTCAAGGGCAACTTCAACCTGGACGAACTTCAGCGCCTAGGCGATTACGCCTTTGAGGCAGATGACCTGATCCGATCCATGTTGTCTCTTGACCCTCGCAAACGGTTAGCTCCTCTCTGCTCCTCTCTAGCCTTTCGCTTATTTACTGACCTCTTCCCCAGACCCGACGCCAGTGCTGTTCTGATGCATCCCTTTTTCTGGAACCCGTCCGACCGTCTCAGCTTCCTCTGCGACGTATCGGATCATTTTGAATTTGAGCCACGGGACCCTCCTTCGGACGCTCTTTTGTGTCTCGAATCCGTGGCTTGCCGTGTGATGGGCCCTGAGATGGATTTCCTACGTCTGCTGCCTAAGGATTTCAAGGACAACCTCGGCAAGCAGCGCAAGTACACGGGCTCGAAGATGTTGGATCTCCTGCGGGCGCTACGTAACAAGCGCAATCATTACAACGACATGCCGGCACATCTCAAGGCACATATTGGGGGCTTGCCAGAGGGATACCTGAATTTTTGGACCGTTCGGTTTCCTAGCCTTTTGATGAGCTGCCACTCGGTTATTGTGGAGTTGCGTTTGACGAAGATCGACCGGTTCAAACGATATTTTACTCCGGTTGAGTAG
- a CDS encoding glycoside hydrolase family 76 protein, with translation MKLSSRTWTSLVTVVLAGQGAVTALELDINDVQSIKDAAATTAYNMMSNYTGNQTGQIPGKLPDTWWEGGAMFMTLIQYWFWTGDTSYNEVTTQGMLWQKGNNDYFPSNYSNYLGNDDQVFWGLAAMTAAELNFPEEDGQPSWVSLAQGVFNTQVPRWDTSTCHGGLRWQISTYQDGYRTKNAISNGGLFQLAARLARYTNNETYSQWAERIWDWSATTPLLKESDWTIADTTSPETGCTDHGDLQWTYNYGTYISGAAYMYNFTNGGDKWKKGLDGLLNTTFQRFFPFQNGMVMSEIACEPNMKCDRNQDCFKGFLSSWLTFMTTIVPYTSSEVVPRIQQSALAAAKQCSGGQNRTLCGRRWHQDTFDGTSSLEEQMSALSVFSSSMIAHRMQAQAPLTVDTGGTSKSNASAGTGSEQAAPQPQPVTTGDRAGAGIVTVVFLSGWIAAVTWMVYGR, from the exons ATGAAACTATCGAGTCGGACGTGGACGAGCTTGGTGACCGTCGTCCTTGCCGGCCAAGGGGCTGTCACCGCGCTTGAGCTGGACATCAATGATGTTC AATCGATCAAGGATGCGGCTGCGACAACAGCCTACAACATGATGAGTAACTACACTGGCAACCAGACCGGCCAGATTCCTGGGAAATTGCCAGATACGTGGTGGGAGGGCGGCGCCATGTTCATGACTTTGATTCAGTACTGGTTCTGGACCGGTGACACATCGTACAACGAAGTCACCACTCAGGGTATGCTCTGGCAGAAGGGCAACAACGATTACTTCCCTTCGAACTACAGTAACTACCTCGGCAATGACGACCAGGTGTTCTGGGGGTTGGCCGCTATGACTGCGGCGGAGCTCAACTTCCccgaggaagatggccagccGTCGTGGGTGTCGCTTGCGCAGGGTGTGTTCAACACTCAGGTGCCGCGCTGGGACACGTCGACCTGCCACGGTGGCCTACGCTGGCAGATCTCTACCTACCAGGACGGCTACCGAACCAAGAACGCCATCTCGAATGGCGGTCTCTTCCAGCTTGCGGCGCGGCTCGCGCGGTATACCAACAACGAGACATACTCGCAGTGGGCGGAGAGGATATGGGATTGGTCTGCGACAACCCCGCTGCTCAAGGAGTCGGACTGGACCATCGCCGATACCACGTCGCCTGAGACTGGATGCACAGACCATGGAGACCTTCAATGGACCTACAACTATGGCACCTATATCAGTGGTGCTGCTTATATGTATAATTTC ACGAATGGAGGCGACAAATGGAAGAAGGGTCTGGATGGCTTACTGAACACCACGTTCCAGCGgttttttccctttcaaAATGGCATGGTCATGTCTGAAATTGCCTGTGAGCCGAACATGAAGTGTGATCGCAACCAGGACTGTTTCAAGGGCTTCCTTTCGTCCTGGTTAACTTTTATGACCACCATTGTCCCGTATACGTCGTCCGAGGTTGTCCCAAGGATCCAGCAGTCGGCACTTGCGGCAGCCAAACAGTGTTCTGGCGGTCAGAATCGCACTCTCTGCGGGCGGCGTTGGCATCAGGATACCTTTGATGGGACGAGTTCATTAGAGGAGCAGATGAGCGCTTTGAGCGTCTTTTCGTCCTCGATGATTGCGCATAGGATGCAGGCTCAGGCGCCGTTGACCGTAGACACTGGAGGTACGAGCAAGAGTAACGCGAGCGCGGGCACAGGGTCGGAGCAAGCCGCCCCTCAACCGCAGCCAGTCACAACGGGTGATCGTGCTGGTGCAGGAATTGTGACTGTGGTCTTCCTCAGCGGTTGGATCGCAGCAGTGACCTGGATGGTGTACGGGAGATAA